The Streptomyces armeniacus genomic interval CGGCCGCCAGCGCGGTGACGGCGGCGACGGCCGCGATCGTCTTCGGCCTGCGGTTGCGTGCGCGGTGCTCGCGGGACATGTGCCTCTCCTTCGTGTGGGGTTCGGTCGAGGCTCACTTTGACCAGTGGTCAACTGGATAGTTGACCTGTTGGGTGGTGGAAGGAAACTGGCATAGACCAATGGGGGCGTCAAGTCCCCCTGCGGAACGGGTTCCCGACCCCATTCCGGCATCGGGACCGCCGGATGTACGGGCGTGCCCGGCCGCCGTACGCGGTCAACGGGCCGTCCGCCAGTGAGCGGTGCGCCAACTGACCAGTTGGCCGAATATGGCGTCGCACATGGCAGACTGGTCAACTGCCCGTAGGCGAGGAAGGCTGGTACCTGGCACATGGACACCGAAGCACCGGGCGCGGTCCTCAAGCGGGAGCGGGCCCGCGGCGTCATCCTGGAGCTCGTCGAGTCGCGCAGCCCCGGCGACCCCATCCCCTCGGAGCGCGCCCTCTGTGCCGAACTGGGCATCTCACGGCCGACCTTGCGTGCCGCCGTGGACGAACTCGTGGCCGCGGGGCTCCTCGTGCGGGAGCACGGCCGCGGCATGTTCGTGGCCCCCGCCAAGATCACCCAGGAGATGGTGTCGGAGCAGCACACCATGAGGCTGCCGCCGGCAGCCGGCACCTGGTCCAGCCGGCTGCTGGAGTTCACGACCGTCCCGGCGGGCGCCAGGGTGGGCCGCAAGCTGCGGATGTCGCCCGCCGCGGAGATCGTCTACGCGGCCCGGCTGCGGCTCGTCGACGGCGCCCCGATGGCCATCGAGCATCTGCACTTCCCGGCCGTCCTGGTGCCCGGTCTGGCCGCGGGGGACCTGGAGAGCGGGCATCTGTACGAGCATCTGCGCGAGCGGCACGGCGTACGTGTGCACGAGGCGGTCCAGGCCATCGAGCCGACCGTCGTCACCAAGGCGGAGGCCGACCTGCTCGACGTGCCCGAGCTGTCGCCCGCGCTGCTCTTCGAGCGGCTGACCACCGACACCCGGGAGCGGCCGGTGGAGTACGTCCACTCGCTCTACCGCGGCGACCGCTACCGGCTGGTCTCCCGGCTCACGCTCGGCCCGGCCGCTGCCATCGCCGCGCCGTCGGAGCGGGACGGCCACCATCCGGGCATCCCGCCGGGCGAGTTCGCGCACCGGGACGCGTTCACCTCGTCCACGGTGGGCGACGTCCAGGCGGACTGACGTCCAGGCGGACTCACGCCCCAGCCGACTGACGCCCAAGCCGACCGGCGCCCAGGCCGACGGAGCCCCGCCGCGTTCGGCGGCGGGGCTGCGGGGGACGGTTCGGCTCAGAACCTCGCGGCGCTCACTTCAGGAAGTCCGCCACGTTGTCCTTGCCGACGACCTTCACCGGCACCTTGATGTCCTTGTCGACGTTCGTGCCGTCCGCCGCCCGCACCGCGTTCCGTACGGCCATCTTGCCGAGCTCGTCCGGCTGCTGGGCGATGGTCGTCGCCATGGTGCCCTTCCTGACCGCCTTGAGGCCGTCCGGGGTCCCGTCGAAGCCGACGACCTGGACGGAGTCGCCCGCCCTGCTGCCCAGGGCCTTGACCGCGCCGAGCGCCATCTCGTCGTTCTCGGCGAAGACGCCGGAGATGCCCGGGTTGGACTGCAGCAGGTTGGTCATCACGTCCAGACCCTTGGTCCGGTCGAACTCGGCGGGCTGCTTCGCGACCACCTTGATGTCCGGGTACTTCTTGATGCCCTTCTCGAAGCCCTGGAACCGCT includes:
- a CDS encoding GntR family transcriptional regulator; the encoded protein is MDTEAPGAVLKRERARGVILELVESRSPGDPIPSERALCAELGISRPTLRAAVDELVAAGLLVREHGRGMFVAPAKITQEMVSEQHTMRLPPAAGTWSSRLLEFTTVPAGARVGRKLRMSPAAEIVYAARLRLVDGAPMAIEHLHFPAVLVPGLAAGDLESGHLYEHLRERHGVRVHEAVQAIEPTVVTKAEADLLDVPELSPALLFERLTTDTRERPVEYVHSLYRGDRYRLVSRLTLGPAAAIAAPSERDGHHPGIPPGEFAHRDAFTSSTVGDVQAD